The Pseudomonas sp. FP2309 genomic sequence ATCGCCCTCGCTTAAATTTCAGCAGCCAGTTTATTAACCAGCTCCGCGTGCGCGTTTTGATCGATAGTGGCACCGAGGATCTTCTCAGCACCGCCGACCGCCAGAGCACCCAGTTGGGCACGCAGCGCGTCTTTGACGCCGTTCAGTTCCTGTTCGATCTCGGCATGAGCCGAAGCCTTCACACGGTCAGCTTCGACGCGGGCTTTTTCAACAGCCTCTTCGACGATCTGGTTACCGCGTTTCTTGGCTTGCTCAATGATTTCAGCTGCCTGTGCTTTAGCATCGCGCAGTTGATGACCCACTTTTTCTTGGGCCAGCTCCAGGTCGCGAGCTGCACGGCTGGCAGCGTCCAAACCGTCTGCGATCTTCTTCTGACGTTCGTGCAAAGCCGCGATGACCGGAGGCCACACGAACTTCATGCAAAACACTACAAAAATGAAGAACGCAACGGATTGGCCAATCAGGGTTGCATTAATGTTCACGCCAACACCTCGCTCATTCGTTGTCCATCACCCCAATCAACTCGAAAATTCGAGTGATTAGCCAGCGAGTTGACCAACGAAGGGGTTCGCGAAGGTGAAGAACAGAGCGATACCAACGCCGATCATGGTTACGGCGTCGAGCAGGCCGGCAACGATGAACATTTTAACTTGCAGCATTGGGACCATTTCTGGCTGACGCGCTGCGCCTTCCAGGAATTTGCCGCCCAGCAGGCCGAAACCAATGGCAGTACCCAGGGCGCCCAGGCCGATCAACAGTGCAACAGCGATAGCGGTTAGACCAACTACAGTTTCCATCTTTCCTCCCGACTTTTACGTCGTATGGTTTAGGTTTTTTAGATTTTAAAGCGGTAAAACAAATCGTTTCATAGCCCTTTCAGGCCACCTTCCCGTTTCACCGGGAAGGACATCAGACTAGTCGAGACTGGTCTTAATGGTTCTCTTCGTGCGCCATCGACAGGTAGACGATGGTCAGCATCATGAAGATAAACGCCTGCAGGGTAATGATCAGGATGTGGAACACCGCCCACGCCCACTGCAGAACTACGCCCAGGCCGCTAAGCCAGAGCAGACCACTGCCGAACATCACAGCGATCAGAATGAACACCAGCTCACCGGCATACATGTTGCCGAACAGTCGCAGAGCCAGGGAAATCGGCTTGGCGATCAGAGTGACGAATTCCAGCAGGAAGTTCACCGGGATCAGCAGGGCTTGAACGAAAATGTTCTTGCTGCCGAACGGGTGCAGGGTCAGTTCGCCGATGAAGCCGCCGATGCCCTTGACCTTGATGCTGTAGAAAATGATCAACGCGAACACCGACAAG encodes the following:
- a CDS encoding F0F1 ATP synthase subunit B, giving the protein MNINATLIGQSVAFFIFVVFCMKFVWPPVIAALHERQKKIADGLDAASRAARDLELAQEKVGHQLRDAKAQAAEIIEQAKKRGNQIVEEAVEKARVEADRVKASAHAEIEQELNGVKDALRAQLGALAVGGAEKILGATIDQNAHAELVNKLAAEI
- the atpE gene encoding F0F1 ATP synthase subunit C gives rise to the protein METVVGLTAIAVALLIGLGALGTAIGFGLLGGKFLEGAARQPEMVPMLQVKMFIVAGLLDAVTMIGVGIALFFTFANPFVGQLAG